Proteins from a genomic interval of Kitasatospora kifunensis:
- a CDS encoding catalase — MPKNLTTESGAPIADNQNSASAGEYGPLLIQDQQLLEKLARFNRERIPERVVHARGSGAYGYFEVTDEVAKYTRADFLSEIGKRTEVFLRFSTVAGNLGANDAVRDPRGFALKFYTAEGNYDLVGNNTPVFFIKDPLKFPDFIHSQKRDPFTGITEADNVWDFWAHAPEATHQITWLFGDRGIPASYRHMNGYGSHTYQWVNESGEAFWVKYHFKTNQGVRSLDGAQAAEVVGGDADSHQRDLHQAIERGVFPSWTLYVQLMPVAEAADYRFNPFDLTKVWPHADYPLVKVGRLVLNKNPENVFAEVEQAAFSPNNFVPGIGPSPDKMLQGRLFAYADAQRYRLGVNHTLLAVNAPRATEVDNYGRDGFSAVNKAGRGKNYEPNSYDGPAQTDRPLAAPLALNGHTGTYTTPAHTKDDDFFQAGELYRLMSEGEKSRLIDNLAGFLAQVSREDVIEKNLAHFHAADEEYGSRLEAAVAKLRAGDEA, encoded by the coding sequence ATGCCCAAGAACCTGACCACCGAGTCCGGCGCCCCGATCGCCGACAACCAGAACTCGGCCTCGGCCGGCGAGTACGGCCCGCTGCTCATCCAGGACCAGCAGCTGCTGGAGAAGCTCGCCCGGTTCAACCGCGAGCGCATCCCGGAGCGGGTGGTGCACGCCCGCGGCTCCGGCGCGTACGGCTACTTCGAGGTGACCGACGAGGTCGCCAAGTACACCCGCGCCGACTTCCTCTCCGAGATCGGCAAGCGCACCGAGGTCTTCCTGCGCTTCTCCACCGTGGCCGGCAACCTGGGCGCCAACGACGCGGTGCGCGACCCGCGCGGCTTCGCGCTGAAGTTCTACACCGCCGAGGGCAACTACGACCTGGTCGGCAACAACACCCCGGTCTTCTTCATCAAGGACCCGCTGAAGTTCCCCGACTTCATCCACTCGCAGAAGCGCGACCCGTTCACCGGCATCACCGAGGCCGACAACGTCTGGGACTTCTGGGCGCACGCCCCCGAGGCCACCCACCAGATCACCTGGCTCTTCGGCGACCGCGGCATCCCGGCCTCCTACCGCCACATGAACGGCTACGGCTCGCACACCTACCAGTGGGTCAACGAGTCGGGCGAGGCCTTCTGGGTCAAGTACCACTTCAAGACCAACCAGGGCGTGCGCTCGCTGGACGGCGCCCAGGCCGCCGAGGTGGTGGGCGGCGACGCCGACAGCCACCAGCGCGACCTGCACCAGGCGATCGAGCGCGGTGTCTTCCCGTCCTGGACCCTCTACGTCCAGCTGATGCCGGTGGCCGAGGCGGCCGACTACCGCTTCAACCCCTTCGACCTCACCAAGGTCTGGCCGCACGCGGACTACCCGCTGGTCAAGGTCGGCCGCCTGGTGCTGAACAAGAACCCGGAGAACGTCTTCGCCGAGGTCGAGCAGGCCGCCTTCTCGCCGAACAACTTCGTGCCCGGCATCGGCCCCTCGCCCGACAAGATGCTCCAGGGCCGCCTGTTCGCCTACGCGGACGCCCAGCGCTACCGCCTCGGTGTCAACCACACGCTGCTCGCCGTCAACGCCCCGCGGGCCACCGAGGTCGACAACTACGGCCGCGACGGCTTCTCGGCCGTCAACAAGGCCGGGCGCGGAAAGAACTACGAGCCCAACTCGTACGACGGCCCGGCGCAGACGGACCGGCCGCTGGCCGCCCCGCTCGCGCTGAACGGCCACACCGGCACCTACACCACGCCGGCGCACACCAAGGACGACGACTTCTTCCAGGCCGGCGAGCTCTACCGGCTGATGTCCGAGGGCGAGAAGTCCCGGCTGATCGACAACCTCGCGGGCTTCCTCGCCCAGGTCTCCCGCGAGGACGTCATCGAGAAGAACCTGGCGCACTTCCACGCCGCGGACGAGGAGTACGGCAGCCGCCTGGAGGCGGCCGTGGCCAAGCTCCGCGCCGGTGACGAGGCCTGA
- a CDS encoding IclR family transcriptional regulator, which yields MMLDQGEFGPHTSLRRALRLLEAADRHPYGAGLADLVRETGLPEPVVRDLISLLCTEGYLQSTDVGWVLGGTFAMLGQYNREQLIRVRLQHKLTELRDELGAAVYFSRYHDGELRVEAVADGEHAPAVHEWVDFKATAHASAIGKCLLSQLDHDGRLDHLSRHPIARLTSRTITDSDQLMQRLERQPATVPMLDLQEYALGTVCAAVPVTAGTTVGCLAMSLPVANAHRLRAAAELLAERAAPLMLAMAV from the coding sequence ATCATGCTGGACCAGGGCGAGTTCGGTCCGCACACATCCCTGCGGCGGGCGCTGCGCCTGCTGGAGGCGGCCGACCGCCACCCCTACGGTGCGGGTCTGGCCGACCTCGTTCGGGAGACCGGACTGCCCGAGCCAGTGGTGCGTGACCTGATCAGCCTGCTCTGTACCGAGGGCTACCTCCAATCCACCGATGTCGGTTGGGTGCTGGGCGGTACCTTCGCGATGCTCGGCCAGTACAACCGCGAGCAGCTCATCCGGGTCCGCCTGCAGCACAAGCTCACCGAGCTGCGTGACGAGCTGGGCGCCGCCGTCTACTTCAGCCGCTACCACGACGGCGAACTGCGCGTCGAGGCGGTCGCCGACGGCGAGCACGCCCCGGCGGTCCACGAGTGGGTCGACTTCAAGGCCACCGCCCACGCCAGCGCGATCGGCAAGTGCCTGCTCAGCCAGCTCGACCATGACGGCCGCCTGGACCACCTGTCCCGTCATCCCATCGCCCGGCTCACCTCCCGCACCATCACCGACAGCGACCAGCTGATGCAGCGCCTCGAACGCCAGCCCGCCACCGTGCCGATGCTGGACCTGCAGGAATACGCGCTCGGCACGGTCTGCGCGGCCGTCCCCGTGACGGCCGGTACCACGGTGGGCTGCCTGGCGATGTCACTCCCGGTCGCCAACGCCCACCGACTGCGCGCCGCCGCCGAGTTGCTGGCCGAGCGGGCGGCGCCGTTGATGCTGGCGATGGCCGTCTAG
- a CDS encoding polyprenol monophosphomannose synthase, whose product MTTNTVVVIPTYNEVENLPRIVQEILNLEIDGLGILVVDDGSPDGTGEVADKLAQTHPGVISVLHRTTKDGLGRAYRAGMSKAVADGADLVVQMDADFSHPPTALRDMIEAAKNGAGVVIGSRYTVGGSLDDAWAAHRRLLSKWANFYVKTILSVPAADVTAGFNLWSKEALAAVGLERIESNGYSFQVEMKYLASKAGVRIVEVPIRFGQRAAGESKMSINTQLESAWMPWRLRAKHRGSANG is encoded by the coding sequence GTGACCACCAACACCGTTGTGGTGATCCCGACTTACAACGAGGTTGAGAACCTTCCCAGGATCGTCCAGGAAATACTCAACCTGGAGATCGACGGCCTCGGCATCCTCGTGGTGGACGATGGGAGCCCCGACGGTACCGGTGAAGTGGCCGACAAGCTGGCCCAGACGCACCCCGGGGTGATCTCGGTGCTGCACCGGACGACCAAGGACGGCCTGGGGCGCGCCTACCGGGCCGGGATGAGCAAGGCGGTGGCCGACGGCGCCGACCTGGTGGTGCAGATGGATGCCGACTTCTCGCACCCGCCGACGGCGCTGCGGGACATGATCGAGGCCGCGAAGAACGGTGCCGGGGTGGTGATCGGCTCCCGGTACACGGTCGGCGGCTCGTTGGACGATGCCTGGGCCGCGCACCGCCGCCTGCTGTCCAAGTGGGCCAACTTCTACGTGAAGACGATCCTGAGCGTGCCGGCGGCCGATGTCACCGCCGGGTTCAACCTGTGGTCCAAGGAGGCGCTGGCGGCGGTCGGTCTGGAGCGGATCGAGTCCAACGGCTACTCCTTCCAGGTGGAGATGAAGTACCTGGCCTCCAAGGCCGGGGTGCGCATCGTCGAGGTGCCGATCCGGTTCGGGCAGCGGGCGGCGGGGGAGTCGAAGATGTCGATCAACACGCAGCTGGAGTCGGCCTGGATGCCGTGGCGGCTGCGCGCCAAGCACCGGGGGAGCGCGAACGGCTGA
- a CDS encoding metal-dependent hydrolase produces the protein MPKTAPEVHADLVLEPRDVKFDWSALPLHWIPDEPVATHTINVLHLLLPEGERWFIKVFKDALPLITDESLREEVLGFIGQESIHAEAHQEVLDHLLTQGLDPRPYVRQLAWLFQRVLGEKPRLGPRQRRENIIERVAFVAAIEHFTAFLGNWALNSPGLDRAKADATMVDLLRWHGAEEVEHRSVAFDLMVHLDPGYLRRVRGMAVSGPLLVHLWVRGVRFLLAADPTLRGRIKPSWREAWEISQRGLLPDPVQSLRSGLRYLKRGYHPTQEGSSAQALGYLATSPAARAAAAR, from the coding sequence ATGCCCAAAACCGCCCCGGAGGTGCACGCGGACCTCGTGCTGGAGCCGCGTGACGTGAAGTTCGACTGGAGCGCGCTGCCGCTGCACTGGATCCCCGACGAGCCCGTCGCCACGCACACCATCAACGTGCTCCACCTGCTGCTGCCCGAGGGCGAGCGCTGGTTCATCAAGGTGTTCAAGGACGCGCTGCCGCTGATCACCGACGAGAGCCTGCGCGAGGAGGTGCTCGGCTTCATCGGCCAGGAGTCGATCCACGCCGAGGCACACCAGGAGGTGCTGGACCACCTGCTGACCCAGGGGCTCGACCCGCGTCCGTACGTGCGGCAGCTCGCCTGGCTGTTCCAACGGGTGCTCGGTGAGAAGCCGCGGCTGGGCCCGCGGCAGCGTCGGGAGAACATCATCGAGCGGGTCGCCTTCGTCGCCGCGATCGAGCACTTCACCGCGTTCCTGGGCAACTGGGCGCTCAACTCGCCCGGCCTGGACCGGGCCAAGGCCGACGCGACGATGGTGGACCTGCTGCGCTGGCACGGCGCGGAGGAGGTCGAGCACCGCAGCGTGGCCTTCGACCTGATGGTGCACCTGGACCCGGGCTACCTGCGGCGGGTGCGCGGCATGGCGGTCTCCGGGCCGCTGCTGGTGCACCTGTGGGTGCGCGGCGTGCGGTTCCTGCTGGCGGCCGACCCGACCCTGCGGGGGCGGATCAAGCCGAGCTGGCGGGAGGCCTGGGAGATCTCGCAGCGCGGGCTGCTGCCGGACCCGGTGCAGTCGCTGCGCTCCGGGCTGCGCTACCTGAAGCGTGGCTACCACCCGACCCAGGAGGGCTCCAGCGCGCAGGCGCTCGGCTACCTCGCCACCTCGCCGGCCGCCCGCGCCGCCGCCGCCCGCTGA
- a CDS encoding PDR/VanB family oxidoreductase: MESPPMEQSHPPASESAAPAAPATPGTETASLETPPAPTGVFHRTTRFDVDTPPPDLFGRPRLDRFMRAVTTFSDVYTPAMGRPLLRRNPRLPAPRARAPLSLVITAHSAVAEDVVELRLADPSGDRLPRWQPGAHLRLTLPSGRERHYSLCGDPADRTAYRIAVRRIADGGGGSREIHDELHVGARLTVRGPRNGFAFCGEPRLLFLAGGIGITPLLPMAREAQRRGLDWQLVHAGRSEASMPFAEELRALSPERVTFLRTVVPTGAELLAPARPGSAVYCCGPTPMLAAVQAAFEASPATALHYERFGAAPIRGGRPFTLQLGEGGEPLPVPADRSALDVLREARPDLPYSCHQGFCGTCRVQLLAGTPEHRDRRLTAEERASGALLPCVSRAAEGETLVLEV; encoded by the coding sequence ATGGAGAGTCCCCCGATGGAGCAGAGCCACCCGCCGGCCTCGGAGAGTGCCGCCCCCGCCGCCCCCGCCACCCCCGGTACTGAGACCGCCTCGCTGGAAACCCCGCCCGCGCCCACCGGCGTCTTCCACCGCACCACGCGGTTCGACGTCGACACGCCCCCGCCCGACCTCTTCGGCCGCCCGCGCCTGGACCGCTTCATGCGTGCGGTCACCACCTTCAGTGACGTCTACACGCCCGCGATGGGTCGACCGCTGCTGCGCCGCAACCCCCGCCTGCCCGCCCCCCGCGCGAGAGCACCGCTCTCGTTGGTGATCACCGCTCACTCCGCGGTCGCCGAGGACGTGGTCGAGCTGCGGCTGGCCGACCCGTCCGGCGATCGCCTGCCCCGCTGGCAGCCCGGTGCCCACCTGCGGCTCACGCTGCCTTCCGGCCGAGAGCGCCACTACTCGCTCTGCGGTGACCCGGCCGACCGCACGGCCTACCGGATCGCGGTGCGCCGGATCGCCGACGGCGGTGGCGGATCGCGCGAGATCCACGACGAGCTGCACGTCGGCGCCCGCCTGACGGTGCGCGGCCCACGCAACGGCTTCGCCTTCTGCGGCGAGCCGCGGCTGCTGTTCCTGGCCGGCGGGATCGGGATCACCCCGCTGCTGCCGATGGCCCGCGAGGCCCAGCGGCGCGGCCTGGACTGGCAGTTGGTGCACGCCGGCCGCAGTGAGGCGTCGATGCCGTTCGCCGAGGAGCTGCGCGCCCTGTCCCCGGAGCGGGTCACCTTCCTGCGCACCGTGGTGCCCACCGGCGCCGAACTGCTGGCGCCCGCCCGCCCCGGCAGCGCCGTCTACTGCTGCGGCCCGACCCCCATGCTGGCCGCCGTGCAGGCCGCCTTCGAGGCCTCGCCCGCCACCGCCCTGCACTACGAGCGCTTCGGCGCCGCCCCGATCCGGGGCGGCCGCCCGTTCACGCTCCAACTCGGCGAGGGCGGCGAGCCGTTGCCCGTCCCGGCCGACCGCTCGGCGCTGGACGTGCTGCGCGAGGCCAGGCCCGACCTGCCGTACTCCTGCCACCAGGGGTTCTGCGGCACCTGCCGGGTCCAGCTGCTGGCCGGCACCCCCGAACACCGCGACCGCCGGCTCACCGCCGAGGAGCGCGCGAGCGGCGCCCTGCTGCCCTGCGTCTCCCGTGCGGCCGAGGGCGAGACCCTGGTCCTGGAGGTCTGA
- a CDS encoding M24 family metallopeptidase, with product MTRSSAPGFAYTTQDLDRFREVQQLAYHCAEQVAAWIEPGVTERQATAQLRRCLVAEGVRDFFHIPFAWFGDRTAFRHFHTPLQFFAGSRVLQEGMPYVLDCAPVVDGYTADIGYGGKVGDNPLWDRLALDLKVYRELILREVRARKPLNEVYAAVDAQIARHGYDNRHQVYPGRVIGHQVTRNTSRAPMGVNLFGFGLRTLQTLGRELISERLHGRSPLWADGRSSRHAPTPGLWAVEPHIAFRAVGIKFEELLVVTEDDAYWLDDDLPHVRRWTTLEEATA from the coding sequence ATGACGCGATCGAGTGCCCCTGGCTTCGCCTACACCACCCAGGACCTGGACCGCTTCCGTGAGGTCCAGCAACTGGCCTACCACTGCGCCGAACAGGTCGCCGCCTGGATCGAGCCCGGGGTGACCGAGCGGCAGGCCACCGCCCAGCTGCGCCGCTGCCTGGTCGCCGAGGGGGTGCGGGACTTCTTCCACATCCCGTTCGCCTGGTTCGGCGACCGCACCGCGTTCCGCCACTTCCACACCCCGCTGCAGTTCTTCGCCGGCTCCCGGGTGCTCCAGGAGGGCATGCCGTACGTGCTGGACTGCGCCCCGGTGGTGGACGGCTACACCGCCGACATCGGCTACGGCGGCAAGGTCGGCGACAACCCGCTCTGGGACCGGCTCGCGCTGGACCTCAAGGTGTACCGGGAGCTGATCCTGCGCGAGGTGCGGGCCCGCAAGCCGCTGAACGAGGTGTACGCGGCCGTCGACGCGCAGATCGCCCGGCACGGCTACGACAACCGCCACCAGGTCTATCCGGGACGGGTGATCGGCCACCAGGTGACCCGCAACACCAGCCGCGCGCCGATGGGCGTGAACCTCTTCGGCTTCGGCCTGCGCACCCTGCAGACCCTGGGCCGGGAGCTGATCAGCGAACGCCTGCACGGGCGCTCCCCGCTCTGGGCCGACGGCCGCTCCTCCCGGCACGCGCCCACCCCCGGGCTCTGGGCGGTGGAGCCGCACATCGCCTTCCGCGCGGTGGGCATCAAGTTCGAGGAGCTGCTGGTGGTTACCGAGGACGATGCCTACTGGTTGGATGACGACCTGCCGCACGTGCGGCGCTGGACGACGCTTGAGGAGGCCACCGCGTGA
- a CDS encoding SDR family oxidoreductase has translation MSENPAVRRRTVHSAGIDLAVFEQGDPEAPTVLLVHGYPDTHRVWDDVAAELAADHHVVRYDVRGAGESSVPTSRAEYRLPLLAADLFAVADAVSPDRPVHVVAHDWGSLQSWEAVTEPGAERRLASYTTMSGPCLDHMGHWIRHRMRRPTPRHLRQLLVQSAHSWYIAAFHLPFLAPATWRLGLARAWPRVLRDLEAVRPRAGHPQRTLRQDAVRGIELYRANMRPTLRNPRERPTEVPVQLITLRRDRYVSAFLSEGLERWVPSLTRRELNATHWSALLEQGPVVAQMVREFTARIDSGGEPSGAAQQLVVITGAGSGIGRATALAFGEQGATVVVCDLDQEAAERTAELVTLVGGVGHAYRVDVSDGAAVDDFARQVAAAHGVPDVLVNNAGIGHSGTFLQTSEKEWQRVLDVNLWGVIHGCRAFGALMVERDQGGHIVNLASAAAYLPSKVLAAYATSKAAVLMLSDCLRAELADSGIGVSAICPGIVNTNITRTSTFSGLSATEQAAKQARAARLYARRGFPPEKVAAEIVRAVRTGKPVVPVTVEAKVARWVGRLAPGLLRRAARINAG, from the coding sequence GTGAGTGAGAACCCCGCAGTCCGCCGTCGCACCGTGCACAGCGCGGGCATCGACCTGGCCGTCTTCGAACAGGGCGACCCCGAAGCCCCCACCGTGCTGCTGGTGCACGGCTACCCCGACACCCACCGGGTCTGGGACGACGTGGCCGCCGAGCTCGCCGCCGACCACCACGTGGTCCGCTACGACGTGCGCGGCGCCGGCGAGTCCTCGGTGCCGACCAGCCGCGCGGAGTACCGGCTGCCGCTGCTGGCCGCCGACCTCTTCGCGGTGGCCGACGCCGTCAGCCCCGACCGCCCGGTGCACGTGGTCGCGCACGACTGGGGCTCGCTGCAGTCCTGGGAGGCGGTCACCGAACCGGGCGCCGAGCGCCGACTCGCCTCCTACACCACGATGTCCGGGCCCTGCCTGGACCACATGGGCCACTGGATCCGCCACCGGATGCGCCGCCCCACCCCGCGCCACCTGCGCCAACTCCTGGTCCAGAGCGCGCACTCCTGGTACATCGCCGCCTTCCACCTGCCCTTCCTGGCACCCGCGACCTGGCGGCTCGGCCTGGCCAGGGCCTGGCCCCGGGTGCTGCGCGACCTGGAGGCAGTCCGGCCCCGGGCCGGCCACCCGCAGCGGACGCTGCGTCAGGATGCCGTCCGCGGCATCGAGTTGTACCGCGCCAACATGCGTCCCACGCTGCGCAACCCGCGCGAGCGGCCCACCGAGGTGCCGGTGCAGCTGATCACGCTGCGCCGCGACCGCTACGTCAGCGCCTTCCTCTCCGAGGGCCTGGAGCGCTGGGTGCCCAGCCTCACCCGGCGCGAGCTGAACGCCACCCACTGGTCCGCGCTGCTGGAACAGGGCCCGGTGGTGGCCCAGATGGTGCGCGAGTTCACCGCGCGGATCGACAGCGGCGGTGAACCATCGGGCGCGGCCCAGCAGTTGGTGGTCATCACGGGAGCCGGCAGTGGGATCGGCCGGGCCACCGCGCTGGCCTTCGGCGAGCAGGGCGCAACCGTCGTGGTCTGCGACCTCGATCAGGAGGCCGCCGAGCGGACCGCCGAACTGGTCACCCTGGTCGGCGGCGTCGGCCACGCCTACCGGGTGGACGTCAGCGACGGCGCGGCCGTCGACGACTTCGCCCGGCAGGTGGCGGCGGCGCACGGCGTGCCGGACGTGCTGGTCAACAACGCCGGGATCGGCCACTCGGGCACCTTCCTGCAGACCAGCGAGAAGGAGTGGCAGCGGGTGCTGGACGTCAACCTGTGGGGCGTGATCCACGGTTGCCGGGCCTTCGGCGCCCTGATGGTCGAGCGCGACCAGGGCGGGCACATCGTCAACCTGGCCTCGGCCGCCGCCTATCTGCCCTCCAAGGTGCTGGCCGCCTACGCCACCAGCAAGGCCGCGGTGCTGATGCTCTCCGACTGCCTGCGGGCCGAACTGGCCGACAGCGGCATCGGGGTGAGCGCGATCTGCCCCGGCATCGTCAACACCAACATCACCCGGACCTCGACCTTCTCCGGGCTGTCCGCCACCGAGCAGGCCGCCAAGCAGGCCCGAGCCGCCAGGCTCTACGCCCGGCGCGGCTTCCCGCCGGAGAAGGTGGCCGCCGAGATCGTCCGCGCGGTGCGCACCGGCAAGCCGGTGGTGCCGGTGACGGTGGAGGCGAAGGTGGCGCGCTGGGTCGGGCGGCTGGCGCCCGGCCTGCTCCGGCGGGCGGCGCGGATCAACGCGGGGTGA
- a CDS encoding globin domain-containing protein, giving the protein MTDNPTLIRDSFALVQQHADKLTGHFYATLFLHNPEVRELFPPAMDVQRDRLFRALAGAVRMLDRPAELTSFLEQLGRDHRKYEVRAEHYDAVGNALLATLRRFAGEAWTPAHESAWSEAYRLIAAAMSGAAEAEAGRTPPSWLAEVVGHEQRSPDLAVLTLRPNAPFPYRAGQYTTVETARWPRVWRPYSIANAPRRDGLVTLHVRAVPAGWVSNTLVHHTRVGDVVRLGPGRGSMTLPERPSRRVVCVAGGTGLAPIKALVEEMIARHRPLTLHLFVGARQQSDLYDLRSLHQLASVFPRLILVPVISAEIGYPGVQGRLPEVVPAQGHWPEHEVFVAGPDDMVVSMVERFQRDGVPAERLHYDLSTTPAELDITSGLLDGAAGLLDGGAGLLGSGPGRPEGGEQSAH; this is encoded by the coding sequence ATGACGGACAATCCGACTCTGATCCGGGACAGCTTCGCACTGGTCCAGCAGCACGCGGACAAGCTCACCGGCCACTTCTACGCGACGCTCTTCCTGCACAACCCCGAGGTCCGCGAGCTCTTCCCGCCCGCGATGGACGTGCAGCGCGACCGGCTCTTCCGGGCGCTCGCCGGTGCGGTGCGGATGCTCGACCGTCCCGCCGAACTGACTTCGTTCCTGGAGCAGTTGGGCCGCGACCACCGCAAGTACGAGGTGCGCGCCGAACATTACGACGCGGTCGGCAACGCACTGCTCGCCACCCTGCGCCGGTTCGCGGGCGAGGCCTGGACGCCCGCGCACGAGAGCGCCTGGAGCGAGGCCTACCGCCTGATCGCGGCTGCGATGAGCGGCGCCGCCGAGGCGGAGGCCGGTCGGACCCCGCCCAGCTGGCTGGCCGAGGTGGTCGGACACGAGCAGCGCTCCCCGGACCTCGCGGTGCTGACGCTGCGCCCGAACGCCCCGTTCCCCTACCGGGCCGGCCAGTACACCACCGTGGAGACCGCCCGCTGGCCACGGGTCTGGCGGCCGTACTCGATCGCCAACGCCCCGCGCCGCGACGGCCTGGTGACCCTGCACGTGCGGGCCGTGCCGGCCGGCTGGGTGAGCAACACGCTGGTGCACCACACCCGGGTCGGTGACGTGGTCAGGCTCGGCCCCGGGCGCGGCTCCATGACGCTGCCCGAGCGGCCCTCGCGACGGGTGGTCTGCGTGGCCGGCGGCACCGGACTCGCCCCGATCAAGGCGCTGGTCGAGGAGATGATCGCACGCCACCGGCCGCTCACCCTGCACCTGTTCGTCGGTGCCCGGCAGCAGAGCGACCTCTACGACCTGCGGAGCCTTCACCAACTGGCCAGCGTCTTCCCCAGGTTGATCCTGGTCCCGGTGATCTCCGCGGAGATCGGCTATCCGGGCGTGCAGGGCCGGCTGCCCGAGGTGGTGCCGGCCCAGGGCCACTGGCCGGAGCACGAGGTGTTCGTGGCCGGCCCGGACGACATGGTGGTCAGCATGGTCGAGCGGTTCCAGCGCGACGGGGTTCCCGCCGAGCGGCTGCACTACGACCTGAGCACCACGCCGGCCGAACTCGACATCACCTCGGGGTTGTTGGACGGTGCGGCAGGTCTGCTGGACGGCGGCGCCGGGCTGCTGGGCAGCGGCCCGGGCCGACCGGAGGGCGGCGAGCAGTCCGCCCACTGA
- a CDS encoding pyridoxamine 5'-phosphate oxidase family protein, translating to MAKPLLHHPGSAGEHQLQEAHGSTERAERFYREQVLDHLNPRMREFIARQEMAFVATSDAGGECDASFRAGPPGFLHVINPRTLAYPEYRGNGVMASLGNISENGHVGLLLVDFVQDLIGLHINGRARVLQDAQLRPYVPDLPLETAPGRRAEHWVLVDIDEAYLHCAKHIPRFVPAPRTRAWGTDDTRRKGGDFFGAKETSQQAI from the coding sequence ATGGCCAAGCCCCTCCTCCACCACCCCGGTTCGGCCGGGGAGCACCAGCTGCAGGAGGCCCACGGCTCCACCGAGCGCGCCGAACGCTTCTACCGCGAGCAGGTGTTGGACCACCTCAACCCGCGGATGCGGGAGTTCATCGCCCGGCAGGAGATGGCCTTCGTCGCCACCTCGGACGCGGGCGGCGAGTGCGACGCCAGCTTCCGGGCCGGCCCGCCCGGTTTCCTGCACGTGATCAACCCGCGCACGCTGGCCTACCCGGAGTACCGAGGCAACGGCGTCATGGCGAGCCTGGGCAACATCAGCGAGAACGGCCATGTCGGCCTGCTCCTGGTGGACTTCGTCCAGGACCTGATCGGCCTGCACATCAACGGGCGGGCCCGCGTGCTTCAGGACGCCCAACTGCGCCCGTACGTGCCCGACCTGCCGCTGGAGACCGCGCCGGGCCGGCGCGCCGAGCACTGGGTGCTGGTGGACATCGACGAGGCCTACCTGCACTGCGCCAAGCACATCCCCCGGTTCGTCCCCGCGCCACGCACCCGCGCCTGGGGCACCGACGACACCCGACGCAAGGGCGGCGACTTCTTCGGCGCCAAGGAAACCAGCCAACAAGCCATCTGA
- a CDS encoding RNA polymerase sigma factor — translation MQNADQFGYADTVGPPPTPSAPASPPGDGSAPPGDGSAQSQGLGLAVRAAQGGDEEAFRLVFRTVQPLLLRYLRVLVGGDGSLASDAEDIASETWLQITRDLHTFHGDGDGFRGWAATIARHRALDHLRARRRRPTAELPEEYLSELPAREDTEGSALATVGTQQALAMIAGLPKDQAEAVLLRVVLQLDAESAARVLGKRAGSVRMAAHRGLRRLAKLLESSDAVPPRHGPSKRLEKKSAEGVTQPGASTLKDMR, via the coding sequence GTGCAAAACGCAGATCAGTTCGGGTACGCCGACACCGTCGGTCCGCCGCCGACCCCATCGGCACCGGCGTCACCGCCGGGGGACGGCTCCGCGCCGCCGGGGGACGGCTCTGCGCAGTCGCAGGGGCTCGGGCTGGCGGTGCGGGCCGCGCAGGGCGGTGACGAGGAGGCGTTCCGACTGGTCTTCCGCACCGTGCAGCCGCTGCTGCTGCGCTACCTGCGGGTGCTGGTCGGCGGGGACGGCTCCCTCGCCTCGGACGCCGAGGACATAGCCTCCGAGACCTGGCTGCAGATCACCCGGGACCTGCACACCTTCCACGGCGACGGCGACGGCTTCCGGGGCTGGGCCGCGACCATCGCGCGCCACCGGGCGCTGGACCACCTGCGCGCCCGGCGCAGACGCCCGACCGCCGAACTGCCGGAGGAGTACCTGAGCGAGCTGCCCGCCCGGGAGGACACCGAGGGCAGCGCGCTGGCGACCGTGGGGACCCAGCAGGCGCTCGCGATGATCGCCGGGCTGCCCAAGGACCAGGCCGAGGCGGTGCTGCTGCGGGTGGTGCTGCAACTGGATGCCGAGAGCGCGGCCCGGGTGCTCGGCAAGCGGGCCGGCAGCGTGCGGATGGCCGCCCACCGGGGCCTGCGCAGGCTGGCGAAACTGCTGGAATCCTCCGATGCCGTGCCCCCTCGGCACGGCCCGTCGAAACGGCTCGAAAAAAAATCCGCCGAAGGTGTGACACAACCCGGAGCCTCGACGCTGAAGGACATGAGATGA